ATGGAATGGTGGCTCAATGATTTTAGAATGTGAAATTAAGAATATAAGCAGTTTTGTAGGGGTGAGGTTAGTCGAAGAAGCTGCTAGATCTTTCGATAATAGTGCCTGTTTATTTCTTTCTGACTGTTACCGATATGGTCAATATGGAAAAGAAGTTTCCATTAAACAAGCTGAGGATTGGGAGAAAAAGGCCGAACAGGTTAACAAGTTAGTGGAGTTCAGTCAGCCTATTGATTTGGTAGCAGAGTATTCAATTATAATTAATAAACCTATGTTGCGCCCTTTGAATCAATAGGGTCGGACTTGACCAAAGCACCAAGACCATGGCCTGCGCACGGTCAAGACCGTGAACGGAGAAGATACCCTATTTGTCTCCTGCAAGAGCGGTAAGCTCATCGCCGAGGCGGACAGCGACGGCAATATTCTGAAAGAGTACGTCTATCTGGAAGGGGATATTTTCGCCCATTTTCAGTATGAGGTGCCGGTTGCTCCGCTTGAAGCCACTGTCGCGGTCAACGAGCCGTCAACGAAGGAAGCCCCGGAGCCGGTGCTTGCGGATAATCCTCCTGTGGTGGCGGCAACATCAACGCCCTCGGATACCGCCTTTCTTCAGGCTATCTATTTCCTTCTGCTGTTGCAAAACAAGTCAGCGGAAGGAGCGTATTATTATGTGACAGATCACCTCGGTGCCCCGCAGATTATTACCGATGATTCGGGCAGCATTGTCTGGCAGGCGGAGTCTCTGGCCTTTGGCAACGTGAATATCTCTGTTGCGGATATTGAAAATAACCTCCGTTTTCCGGGGCAGTACTACGATGCGGAAACCGGGCTGCATTACAACTGGAATCGGTATTATGATCCTGAAACCGGGCGGTATATTGCCGCTGATCCGATTGGGTTGGGTGGGGGGATGAATCGGGCGTATCTACGAGTTGGGGGGCTGTCAATTCAGCATCGGAAGAACTTGAGAACTTGAGTCTCCCGCCCTTGCCACCCACCGTTAAAACGGTGGGCTATTATCAATCGCCCCTCCG
This sequence is a window from Candidatus Electrothrix rattekaaiensis. Protein-coding genes within it:
- a CDS encoding RHS repeat-associated core domain-containing protein; translated protein: MNGEDTLFVSCKSGKLIAEADSDGNILKEYVYLEGDIFAHFQYEVPVAPLEATVAVNEPSTKEAPEPVLADNPPVVAATSTPSDTAFLQAIYFLLLLQNKSAEGAYYYVTDHLGAPQIITDDSGSIVWQAESLAFGNVNISVADIENNLRFPGQYYDAETGLHYNWNRYYDPETGRYIAADPIGLGGGMNRAYLRVGGLSIQHRKNLRT